A window of Psychroflexus sp. ALD_RP9 contains these coding sequences:
- a CDS encoding OmpA family protein: protein MKKTTLLLAVMIFTVFQSFAQTDQSSEQKSSEVNYNKWSLDFGGGVSKASNPFSDPSIEAGMFSDFMIDLGVRYMFNDKFGLKLDGGFGEISADDESPFDFSTDYARINAQAVLNFGSILNFQSFTQRFNVLGHGGAGVSFFTYPESSLVDNEATVNFMFGITPQIKLSDRFAFYVDLTTIGNFKQDYTIDGQARTVSRDFDGMIVNATAGLSIYLGSNDQHADWVNISKTDQFEEQVNSVENRLAKLESELQDDDRDGVPNYLDLEPNTVNGVAVNTKGQAVDKNQNGVPDELEKSLEKRFMSKNEAESAIAKAGLESVKAMANDGAISVYFEFGSTKPETYSYDAINKILLYLRANNTATASLTGYADEIGNAEFNKTLSENRAKRVYDILVASGIEKSRLSYQGGGIDNSVNKSSKDARQLVRRVIFEIK, encoded by the coding sequence ATGAAAAAAACAACTCTATTATTGGCTGTGATGATTTTTACTGTATTTCAGTCATTTGCGCAAACAGACCAATCTTCTGAGCAGAAATCTTCTGAAGTAAATTACAATAAGTGGTCGCTTGATTTTGGTGGTGGCGTGAGCAAGGCTTCAAATCCATTTTCTGACCCTTCAATTGAAGCTGGAATGTTTTCAGATTTCATGATTGACTTAGGTGTAAGGTACATGTTTAATGATAAGTTCGGACTTAAACTTGATGGTGGTTTCGGCGAAATATCTGCCGATGATGAGTCACCGTTTGACTTTTCAACAGATTATGCAAGAATCAATGCGCAAGCCGTATTAAATTTTGGCTCAATTTTAAACTTCCAAAGCTTTACTCAACGTTTTAATGTGTTAGGTCATGGTGGTGCAGGTGTAAGTTTTTTCACTTATCCAGAGTCTAGTCTTGTCGATAACGAAGCTACAGTAAATTTCATGTTTGGTATTACGCCACAAATCAAATTATCAGATCGGTTCGCTTTTTATGTCGATCTAACAACAATAGGTAACTTTAAACAAGACTACACTATTGACGGTCAAGCAAGAACTGTTTCACGTGATTTCGATGGGATGATTGTTAATGCAACAGCTGGTTTATCGATTTACTTAGGTAGTAATGATCAACATGCTGATTGGGTAAATATTAGTAAAACAGATCAGTTCGAAGAACAAGTTAACTCTGTAGAAAACCGTTTAGCTAAATTAGAATCAGAGCTTCAAGATGACGACCGTGACGGTGTGCCAAATTATCTTGACTTAGAACCTAATACGGTTAATGGTGTAGCCGTTAATACAAAAGGTCAAGCCGTTGATAAAAATCAAAACGGTGTGCCTGATGAGTTAGAAAAGTCGCTTGAAAAACGATTCATGTCTAAAAATGAAGCAGAGTCAGCTATCGCAAAAGCTGGTCTTGAGAGCGTTAAAGCAATGGCTAATGATGGTGCTATAAGTGTGTATTTTGAGTTTGGAAGCACTAAGCCAGAAACTTATTCATACGATGCAATCAACAAAATTTTACTTTACTTGAGAGCCAACAATACAGCAACAGCAAGCCTAACAGGTTATGCTGATGAAATCGGAAATGCTGAATTCAATAAAACTTTATCTGAAAATCGTGCGAAACGCGTTTATGACATCTTAGTCGCTTCGGGAATAGAAAAATCGCGCTTATCATATCAAGGTGGAGGAATTGACAACTCGGTTAATAAGTCTTCTAAAGATGCAAGACAACTTGTAAGACGAGTAATTTTCGAAATCAAATAA
- a CDS encoding peptidylprolyl isomerase, which yields MAILNKIRQRTVFLIVIIALALFSFVLADLIKQGGFTSNKSLSNIGVVGDEEISREEFVQIVENRVQQSQGRVSTIQAVNQVWDSKVYQMLLDQEFESLGLQVGQDQIINVMAERLAGNPQFSNEAGFFDEAKMKQYVAEIKLTSPQQYQQWLDFEESIETIAKSELYYDMIKAGIGATKLEAKQAYKQQNDRLNIDFVKIPYTKATDVEVSKADIKAYINQNKTQFKQEAERDIKLVHFKEEPSAEDFTAVEDDLKELLTDREEYDQVSDSNQVIKGFKTTDDVEGFVNRNSDVPFADVYTFNYNLKENKDEILALTEGEVLEPIKSGQQFRLIKMLEQTNLPDSIKLKHILVTYEGTGVDPQVTRTQDEAKALADSLQTLISNDIEQFGDLAEKFSADRQSAGNGGDLNWVTYGRLVEDFNDYVFDQQPNHKGVVETEFGYHVVFVEDKTEPKPAVKLATIVKTVNPSELTLNNLYRKASNFELAAEDTSLEEAAKAENLKVKPVNNMKALDETISGLGQQRSIVKWAFSDEAKVGSVKRFDISNGYVVAELVNATNEGVQSVEEASATVTPILKKQKQAEELIAQIQTKDLNAVASKFEVSVQKASAVNMSSPVLPGSGSEPKVVGAAFALSENEVSQPIQGEKGVYFIKLTGTQPAAELPSYVGMATQETKRRIQTFDQKVQPTSRSYTNPKLNPVYKALKEGTEIEDKRTLFY from the coding sequence ATGGCGATTTTAAATAAGATTAGACAACGTACCGTCTTTTTAATTGTAATCATAGCTTTAGCTTTATTCTCATTTGTTTTAGCAGATTTAATCAAGCAAGGTGGTTTCACTTCAAACAAATCCTTAAGTAATATAGGAGTCGTTGGAGACGAAGAAATCTCAAGAGAAGAATTTGTTCAAATTGTTGAAAATAGAGTACAACAATCACAAGGCCGTGTTTCAACAATTCAAGCTGTCAATCAGGTTTGGGACTCTAAAGTGTACCAAATGCTTTTAGACCAAGAGTTCGAAAGCTTAGGTTTACAAGTTGGTCAAGACCAAATTATAAATGTGATGGCCGAACGTTTAGCTGGAAATCCACAATTCTCAAATGAAGCTGGTTTTTTTGATGAGGCTAAAATGAAACAATACGTTGCTGAAATCAAATTAACTTCACCTCAACAATACCAACAATGGTTAGACTTTGAAGAAAGTATAGAAACCATTGCTAAGTCTGAATTATATTATGATATGATTAAAGCAGGTATCGGTGCTACAAAACTAGAAGCTAAACAAGCTTACAAACAACAAAACGATAGACTTAATATCGACTTTGTAAAAATTCCTTATACTAAGGCTACTGATGTTGAAGTTTCTAAAGCCGACATTAAAGCTTATATCAATCAGAATAAAACGCAGTTTAAACAAGAAGCTGAACGTGATATTAAATTAGTACATTTTAAAGAAGAGCCTTCAGCTGAAGACTTTACAGCAGTTGAAGACGACTTAAAAGAATTACTAACTGACCGTGAAGAATACGATCAGGTTTCAGATAGCAACCAAGTTATAAAAGGTTTTAAAACCACTGATGATGTCGAGGGTTTTGTGAATCGTAATTCAGATGTTCCATTTGCTGATGTTTATACCTTCAACTATAACTTAAAAGAAAATAAAGACGAGATATTAGCCTTAACTGAAGGTGAAGTTTTAGAGCCTATTAAATCAGGCCAACAGTTTCGTTTAATTAAAATGTTAGAGCAAACTAACTTACCAGATTCTATTAAATTAAAGCATATCTTAGTCACTTATGAAGGTACAGGAGTTGATCCTCAAGTGACGAGAACACAAGATGAAGCCAAAGCTTTAGCCGATAGCTTACAAACATTAATTTCTAATGATATTGAGCAATTTGGAGATTTAGCTGAGAAATTTTCAGCAGATCGTCAAAGTGCAGGAAATGGTGGAGATTTAAATTGGGTAACTTACGGCCGATTAGTAGAAGATTTTAATGATTATGTTTTCGATCAGCAACCAAATCATAAAGGCGTTGTTGAAACTGAATTTGGCTACCACGTGGTTTTTGTAGAAGATAAAACCGAGCCTAAACCAGCAGTTAAACTAGCAACGATTGTAAAAACAGTAAACCCATCTGAGTTAACTTTAAACAATCTATATAGAAAAGCCTCTAACTTTGAGTTAGCAGCTGAAGATACCTCTTTAGAAGAAGCCGCTAAAGCAGAAAACCTAAAGGTAAAACCCGTTAATAATATGAAAGCGCTTGACGAAACCATTTCCGGTTTAGGTCAACAGCGTTCTATCGTTAAATGGGCTTTTTCAGATGAAGCCAAAGTGGGTTCAGTTAAACGTTTTGACATTTCAAATGGATATGTTGTGGCAGAATTAGTAAACGCTACTAATGAAGGTGTTCAAAGTGTTGAAGAAGCTTCAGCAACTGTAACACCAATCTTAAAAAAGCAAAAACAAGCTGAAGAACTTATAGCTCAAATTCAAACTAAGGATTTAAACGCTGTTGCAAGCAAATTTGAAGTTTCAGTTCAAAAAGCATCTGCGGTTAATATGAGCAGCCCTGTTTTACCAGGTAGTGGTAGTGAGCCGAAAGTGGTTGGAGCAGCTTTTGCACTTTCAGAAAATGAAGTAAGTCAACCAATTCAAGGTGAAAAAGGAGTTTATTTTATTAAACTAACCGGTACACAACCTGCAGCTGAACTACCTTCTTATGTCGGTATGGCCACACAAGAAACTAAACGCCGTATTCAGACTTTTGACCAGAAAGTACAACCAACTTCAAGAAGTTATACCAACCCAAAACTTAATCCTGTTTATAAAGCCCTAAAAGAAGGGACGGAGATTGAAGATAAAAGGACTTTATTTTACTAA